A portion of the Phycodurus eques isolate BA_2022a chromosome 3, UOR_Pequ_1.1, whole genome shotgun sequence genome contains these proteins:
- the lzts1 gene encoding leucine zipper putative tumor suppressor 1 isoform X1 encodes MGSVSSLITSDEINSKHCKASELRLKNRTNQPRRNGGCSLDGLLKCGFSSSPVHLPKGLSYSRSGRSEDFFYIKVSHKPRPANHRGGSTVGCISSRNGEEKSDVRPKLMFMSGTDGTTAEKSLVRSTAYKPLIPRGGCSTESQRNSLDHILSRLDKPKSPDIRHKQDTSSGNLSDSGRNSMSSLPTHSTSGSLSASTGPVSHIDGSSTPTNCLRKGVQPNLSLWVNSGSQEGGYRASLSPGGLSSKAHHDSGSPLSSDRPKRLSETVGGSRSPLTTDESLIETLEQRLLERENERQELQVSYEVKEAATCQLFEDRQKYCAAEMQELNQRCSTTLQQASQMAASSQQALQMQVGQLQSENERLKEDLAKLSQEREVVEQKLRGYEEESTQLAPALEETQWEVCQKAGEISLLKKQLRDSQEDVSHKLNEIVSLRAQLKEITAKAEMLDTKNKDGGDRLRSRTIEVEVCQKELQRKKNEAYLLREKVDKLEKDIEGKAKDQKLHQQLEPCGHTQATERVTTVHKTREEAEGQNSTKLLQKEVERLRQQLNEEKAAQEKLATSFDQERRTWNKEKDKVIKYQKQLQINYLQVHKKNQDLERLMKELTAELEVQAELGLDLKYSSGLQTYDDIIATEI; translated from the exons ATGGGGAGCGTAAGCAGCCTCATTACCAGCGACGAAATCAACAGTAAGCACTGCAAAGCATCAGAGTTGAGGTtgaaaaacagaacaaatcAGCCGAGACGCAATGGAGGTTGCAGCCTTGATGGCTTACTGAAGTGTGGCTTCTCCTCCTCCCCCGTCCACCTCCCCAAAGGCCTCTCCTACTCCCGGTCGGGACGTAGCGAGGACTTTTTCTACATCAAG GTGAGCCATAAACCGAGGCCCGCGAACCACAGAGGAGGATCAACGGTCGGCTGCATCAGTAGCAGGAACGGAGAGGAAAAATCTGACGTGCGACCGAAACTGATGTTCATGTCAGGGACTGACGGG ACCACTGCTGAGAAGTCGCTGGTCCGGTCCACTGCATACAAGCCTTTAATTCCTAGGGGTGGATGCTCCACAGAGTCACAGCGCAACAGCCTGGACCACATCCTCAGCCGACTGGACAAGCCAAAGAGTCCGGACATTCGACACAAGCAAGACACCTCCTCTG GTAATCTGTCGGACTCTGGTCGTAACTCGATGTCAAGCCTTCCCACACACAGCACCAGCGGTAGCCTAAGTGCTTCCACAGGCCCTGTCAGTCACATCGATGGAAGCTCCACTCCCACCAATTGCCTCCGCAAGGGAGTTCAGCCCAATTTGTCCCTCTGGGTGAACAGCGGTAGTCAAGAAGGTGGCTACAGGGCTAGTTTGAGCCCAGGGGGCTTGTCATCAAAGGCTCACCATGACAGTGGCTCCCCTCTATCCTCAGACCGGCCGAAACGTCTCTCCGAAACTGTGGGAGGGAGTCGGTCCCCTCTGACGACAGATGAGTCACTGATTGAAACGCTGGAACAAAGACTAttagagagagaaaatgaaCGGCAGGAGTTACAG GTGAGCTATGAGGTGAAGGAAGCAGCCACCTGCCAGTTGTTCGAGGACAGACAAAAGTACTGCGCCGCTGAGATGcaagaattgaaccagcgatgCTCTACGACATTACAACAAGCCTCGCAGATGGCCGCAAGTAGCCAGCAAGCACTGCAGATGCAGGTCGGCCAACTCCAG TCAGAAAACGAAAGGCTCAAGGAGGATCTCGCAAAGCTAAGTCAGGAGCGGGAAGTCGTCGAACAAAAGCTGAGGGGCTACGAGGAGGAGAGCACGCAACTCGCTCCAGCGCTTGAGGAAACTCAGTGGGAG GTGTGCCAGAAAGCAGGAGAGATCTCCCTTCTGAAGAAGCAGCTGCGAGACAGCCAGGAGGATGTCAGCCACAAGCTCAATGAAATAGTCAGCCTGAGGGCACAACTGAAGGAAATCACAGCGAAGGCAGAGATGCTCGATACGAAGAACAAAGACGGCGGCGACAGGCTGCGCTCTCGCACCATCGAAGTAGAG GTGTGCCAAAAAGAACTCCAGCGCAAGAAGAATGAAGCTTACCTGCTGAGAGAAAAAGTGGACAAACTGGAGAAAGACATTGAGGGAAAGGCCAAAGACCAGAAGCTGCACCAACAACTTGAGCCTTGTGGTCATACACAAGCCACAGAAAGAGTCACCACGGTCCACAAGACGAGAGAGGAGGCTGAGGGGCAAAACTCCACAAAACTCCTCCAGAAAGAAGTGGAGAGACTGAGGCAACAACTCAACGAGGAGAAGGCAGCTCAGGAGAAGCTCGCGACCAGCTTCGACCAGGAGAGGCGCACGTGGAACAAGGAGAAGGACAAGGTCATCAAGTACCAGAAGCAGCTCCAGATCAACTACCTCCAGGTACACAAGAAGAACCAGGACCTGGAACGGCTCATGAAGGAGCTGACTGCTGAGCTGGAGGTCCAAGCGGAGCTGGGCCTGGATCTCAAATACAGCTCAGGGTTACAGACCTACGATGACATCATCGCCACTGAGATATGA
- the lzts1 gene encoding leucine zipper putative tumor suppressor 1 isoform X2, whose translation MGSVSSLITSDEINSKHCKASELRLKNRTNQPRRNGGCSLDGLLKCGFSSSPVHLPKGLSYSRSGRSEDFFYIKVSHKPRPANHRGGSTVGCISSRNGEEKSDVRPKLMFMSGTDGTTAEKSLVRSTAYKPLIPRGGCSTESQRNSLDHILSRLDKPKSPDIRHKQDTSSGNLSDSGRNSMSSLPTHSTSGSLSASTGPVSHIDGSSTPTNCLRKGVQPNLSLWVNSGSQEDRPKRLSETVGGSRSPLTTDESLIETLEQRLLERENERQELQVSYEVKEAATCQLFEDRQKYCAAEMQELNQRCSTTLQQASQMAASSQQALQMQVGQLQSENERLKEDLAKLSQEREVVEQKLRGYEEESTQLAPALEETQWEVCQKAGEISLLKKQLRDSQEDVSHKLNEIVSLRAQLKEITAKAEMLDTKNKDGGDRLRSRTIEVEVCQKELQRKKNEAYLLREKVDKLEKDIEGKAKDQKLHQQLEPCGHTQATERVTTVHKTREEAEGQNSTKLLQKEVERLRQQLNEEKAAQEKLATSFDQERRTWNKEKDKVIKYQKQLQINYLQVHKKNQDLERLMKELTAELEVQAELGLDLKYSSGLQTYDDIIATEI comes from the exons ATGGGGAGCGTAAGCAGCCTCATTACCAGCGACGAAATCAACAGTAAGCACTGCAAAGCATCAGAGTTGAGGTtgaaaaacagaacaaatcAGCCGAGACGCAATGGAGGTTGCAGCCTTGATGGCTTACTGAAGTGTGGCTTCTCCTCCTCCCCCGTCCACCTCCCCAAAGGCCTCTCCTACTCCCGGTCGGGACGTAGCGAGGACTTTTTCTACATCAAG GTGAGCCATAAACCGAGGCCCGCGAACCACAGAGGAGGATCAACGGTCGGCTGCATCAGTAGCAGGAACGGAGAGGAAAAATCTGACGTGCGACCGAAACTGATGTTCATGTCAGGGACTGACGGG ACCACTGCTGAGAAGTCGCTGGTCCGGTCCACTGCATACAAGCCTTTAATTCCTAGGGGTGGATGCTCCACAGAGTCACAGCGCAACAGCCTGGACCACATCCTCAGCCGACTGGACAAGCCAAAGAGTCCGGACATTCGACACAAGCAAGACACCTCCTCTG GTAATCTGTCGGACTCTGGTCGTAACTCGATGTCAAGCCTTCCCACACACAGCACCAGCGGTAGCCTAAGTGCTTCCACAGGCCCTGTCAGTCACATCGATGGAAGCTCCACTCCCACCAATTGCCTCCGCAAGGGAGTTCAGCCCAATTTGTCCCTCTGGGTGAACAGCGGTAGTCAAGAAG ACCGGCCGAAACGTCTCTCCGAAACTGTGGGAGGGAGTCGGTCCCCTCTGACGACAGATGAGTCACTGATTGAAACGCTGGAACAAAGACTAttagagagagaaaatgaaCGGCAGGAGTTACAG GTGAGCTATGAGGTGAAGGAAGCAGCCACCTGCCAGTTGTTCGAGGACAGACAAAAGTACTGCGCCGCTGAGATGcaagaattgaaccagcgatgCTCTACGACATTACAACAAGCCTCGCAGATGGCCGCAAGTAGCCAGCAAGCACTGCAGATGCAGGTCGGCCAACTCCAG TCAGAAAACGAAAGGCTCAAGGAGGATCTCGCAAAGCTAAGTCAGGAGCGGGAAGTCGTCGAACAAAAGCTGAGGGGCTACGAGGAGGAGAGCACGCAACTCGCTCCAGCGCTTGAGGAAACTCAGTGGGAG GTGTGCCAGAAAGCAGGAGAGATCTCCCTTCTGAAGAAGCAGCTGCGAGACAGCCAGGAGGATGTCAGCCACAAGCTCAATGAAATAGTCAGCCTGAGGGCACAACTGAAGGAAATCACAGCGAAGGCAGAGATGCTCGATACGAAGAACAAAGACGGCGGCGACAGGCTGCGCTCTCGCACCATCGAAGTAGAG GTGTGCCAAAAAGAACTCCAGCGCAAGAAGAATGAAGCTTACCTGCTGAGAGAAAAAGTGGACAAACTGGAGAAAGACATTGAGGGAAAGGCCAAAGACCAGAAGCTGCACCAACAACTTGAGCCTTGTGGTCATACACAAGCCACAGAAAGAGTCACCACGGTCCACAAGACGAGAGAGGAGGCTGAGGGGCAAAACTCCACAAAACTCCTCCAGAAAGAAGTGGAGAGACTGAGGCAACAACTCAACGAGGAGAAGGCAGCTCAGGAGAAGCTCGCGACCAGCTTCGACCAGGAGAGGCGCACGTGGAACAAGGAGAAGGACAAGGTCATCAAGTACCAGAAGCAGCTCCAGATCAACTACCTCCAGGTACACAAGAAGAACCAGGACCTGGAACGGCTCATGAAGGAGCTGACTGCTGAGCTGGAGGTCCAAGCGGAGCTGGGCCTGGATCTCAAATACAGCTCAGGGTTACAGACCTACGATGACATCATCGCCACTGAGATATGA
- the lzts1 gene encoding leucine zipper putative tumor suppressor 1 isoform X3, whose translation MGSVSSLITSDEINSLSYSRSGRSEDFFYIKVSHKPRPANHRGGSTVGCISSRNGEEKSDVRPKLMFMSGTDGTTAEKSLVRSTAYKPLIPRGGCSTESQRNSLDHILSRLDKPKSPDIRHKQDTSSGNLSDSGRNSMSSLPTHSTSGSLSASTGPVSHIDGSSTPTNCLRKGVQPNLSLWVNSGSQEGGYRASLSPGGLSSKAHHDSGSPLSSDRPKRLSETVGGSRSPLTTDESLIETLEQRLLERENERQELQVSYEVKEAATCQLFEDRQKYCAAEMQELNQRCSTTLQQASQMAASSQQALQMQVGQLQSENERLKEDLAKLSQEREVVEQKLRGYEEESTQLAPALEETQWEVCQKAGEISLLKKQLRDSQEDVSHKLNEIVSLRAQLKEITAKAEMLDTKNKDGGDRLRSRTIEVEVCQKELQRKKNEAYLLREKVDKLEKDIEGKAKDQKLHQQLEPCGHTQATERVTTVHKTREEAEGQNSTKLLQKEVERLRQQLNEEKAAQEKLATSFDQERRTWNKEKDKVIKYQKQLQINYLQVHKKNQDLERLMKELTAELEVQAELGLDLKYSSGLQTYDDIIATEI comes from the exons ATGGGGAGCGTAAGCAGCCTCATTACCAGCGACGAAATCAACA GCCTCTCCTACTCCCGGTCGGGACGTAGCGAGGACTTTTTCTACATCAAG GTGAGCCATAAACCGAGGCCCGCGAACCACAGAGGAGGATCAACGGTCGGCTGCATCAGTAGCAGGAACGGAGAGGAAAAATCTGACGTGCGACCGAAACTGATGTTCATGTCAGGGACTGACGGG ACCACTGCTGAGAAGTCGCTGGTCCGGTCCACTGCATACAAGCCTTTAATTCCTAGGGGTGGATGCTCCACAGAGTCACAGCGCAACAGCCTGGACCACATCCTCAGCCGACTGGACAAGCCAAAGAGTCCGGACATTCGACACAAGCAAGACACCTCCTCTG GTAATCTGTCGGACTCTGGTCGTAACTCGATGTCAAGCCTTCCCACACACAGCACCAGCGGTAGCCTAAGTGCTTCCACAGGCCCTGTCAGTCACATCGATGGAAGCTCCACTCCCACCAATTGCCTCCGCAAGGGAGTTCAGCCCAATTTGTCCCTCTGGGTGAACAGCGGTAGTCAAGAAGGTGGCTACAGGGCTAGTTTGAGCCCAGGGGGCTTGTCATCAAAGGCTCACCATGACAGTGGCTCCCCTCTATCCTCAGACCGGCCGAAACGTCTCTCCGAAACTGTGGGAGGGAGTCGGTCCCCTCTGACGACAGATGAGTCACTGATTGAAACGCTGGAACAAAGACTAttagagagagaaaatgaaCGGCAGGAGTTACAG GTGAGCTATGAGGTGAAGGAAGCAGCCACCTGCCAGTTGTTCGAGGACAGACAAAAGTACTGCGCCGCTGAGATGcaagaattgaaccagcgatgCTCTACGACATTACAACAAGCCTCGCAGATGGCCGCAAGTAGCCAGCAAGCACTGCAGATGCAGGTCGGCCAACTCCAG TCAGAAAACGAAAGGCTCAAGGAGGATCTCGCAAAGCTAAGTCAGGAGCGGGAAGTCGTCGAACAAAAGCTGAGGGGCTACGAGGAGGAGAGCACGCAACTCGCTCCAGCGCTTGAGGAAACTCAGTGGGAG GTGTGCCAGAAAGCAGGAGAGATCTCCCTTCTGAAGAAGCAGCTGCGAGACAGCCAGGAGGATGTCAGCCACAAGCTCAATGAAATAGTCAGCCTGAGGGCACAACTGAAGGAAATCACAGCGAAGGCAGAGATGCTCGATACGAAGAACAAAGACGGCGGCGACAGGCTGCGCTCTCGCACCATCGAAGTAGAG GTGTGCCAAAAAGAACTCCAGCGCAAGAAGAATGAAGCTTACCTGCTGAGAGAAAAAGTGGACAAACTGGAGAAAGACATTGAGGGAAAGGCCAAAGACCAGAAGCTGCACCAACAACTTGAGCCTTGTGGTCATACACAAGCCACAGAAAGAGTCACCACGGTCCACAAGACGAGAGAGGAGGCTGAGGGGCAAAACTCCACAAAACTCCTCCAGAAAGAAGTGGAGAGACTGAGGCAACAACTCAACGAGGAGAAGGCAGCTCAGGAGAAGCTCGCGACCAGCTTCGACCAGGAGAGGCGCACGTGGAACAAGGAGAAGGACAAGGTCATCAAGTACCAGAAGCAGCTCCAGATCAACTACCTCCAGGTACACAAGAAGAACCAGGACCTGGAACGGCTCATGAAGGAGCTGACTGCTGAGCTGGAGGTCCAAGCGGAGCTGGGCCTGGATCTCAAATACAGCTCAGGGTTACAGACCTACGATGACATCATCGCCACTGAGATATGA